From the genome of Clostridia bacterium, one region includes:
- a CDS encoding type II 3-dehydroquinate dehydratase, protein MKIIVINGPNLNMLGKREPQIYGYKTLDDINQEIKEAAPADVILEFFQSNYEGAIIDKIHNTDADAIIINAGAYSHYSYAIYDALKCVNIPKYEVHMSDIYKREEVFRHISVLTPACEKIFYGKGVNSYIEAVLAAYERGQQKCK, encoded by the coding sequence ATGAAAATCATTGTTATCAACGGACCTAATCTTAATATGCTGGGCAAAAGAGAACCGCAAATATATGGATACAAGACGCTAGATGACATCAATCAGGAAATAAAAGAAGCAGCGCCTGCTGATGTAATTTTGGAGTTTTTTCAATCCAACTATGAAGGTGCAATAATCGATAAAATACATAACACAGATGCCGACGCCATAATAATCAATGCGGGAGCATATTCGCATTATAGTTATGCTATTTATGATGCGTTAAAATGTGTAAATATTCCAAAATACGAAGTGCATATGTCGGATATATATAAAAGAGAAGAAGTATTTAGACATATTTCGGTCTTGACGCCGGCATGTGAAAAGATATTTTATGGCAAAGGCGTTAACAGCTATATAGAAGCAGTTTTAGCTGCTTATGAAAGAGGTCAGCAAAAATGCAAATAA